In a genomic window of Lycium ferocissimum isolate CSIRO_LF1 chromosome 9, AGI_CSIRO_Lferr_CH_V1, whole genome shotgun sequence:
- the LOC132031428 gene encoding uncharacterized protein LOC132031428, translating to MDHLYQVNHSSAVNHAKDGLPSTQSSNDALRQMGPEGKRGAVHEEMKRVSRLPPSSAYATHRMRVLNKILQLLSIHRTTSQDEELELLFSGLSLG from the exons ATGGATCACTTATATCAAGTTAATCACAGCAGTGCCGTAAATCACGCCAAAGATGGCCTCCCTAGCACCCAGTCTTCTAATGATGCACTTAGGCAGATGGGTCCTGAAGGGAAAAGGGGAGCAGTTCATGAAGAAATGAAGAGAGTAAGCAGACTTCCACCAAGCAGTGCATACGCCACCCATCGGATGCGCGTCCTAAACAAAATCCTGCAACTTCTGTCGATTCAC CGAACCACTTCACAGGATGAGGAGTTGGAATTGCTGTTTTCTGGGCTCTCTCTTGGGTGA